The segment CTCTCTCGCTCCCCCTGCCGAAAGGTGAACCCATGATCGTCTGCAGCTGCAAGGCCGTGACCGACACCCGGATCCGCGACGAGGTGCGCGCGGGCGCCCGCACGCCCCAGGAGGTGGCGGCCCGCCTCGGAGCCGGCACCGACTGCGGCTCCTGCCGCAACCTCCTTGCCCTCATCGTGAAGCAGGCGCAGTCTCAGGAGCCCTCCGCCCAGGTCGATGCGTCGGCGCCCCTCTCCTGGCGCCACCTGCGCGACGCGCTGGCGGGGGCCTGACCCCACCCCCGCCATCTGCCACGGAGAAGCTCGCATGAAGGCTGCCGACCCCAAGATCATCGAGATCCTCAACGACGTTCTCACCGCGGAGCTCACCGCGATCAACCAGTACTTCGTCCACGCCGAGATGTGCGGCAACTGGGGCTACAAGAAGCTCCACGACGCCATCAAGAAGCAGGCGATCGACGAGATGAAGCACGCCGAGCAGCTCATCGAGCGCATCCTCTACGTCGAGGGGCACCCCAACGTGCAGCGCCTCGGCAACGTGCAGATCGGCCAGTCGGTCCACGAGCAGCTCAAGGTCGACCACGCGCTCGAGGTCCACGCCGTCCCGCGCCTCGCCGAGGGCATCGCCTTCTGCAACTCGGTCAGCGACCACGGCACCCGGATCCTGCTCGAGGGCATCCTCGCCTCCGAGGAGGAGCACATCGACTGGCTCGAGGCGCAGCTCGATCTCGTCGAGCAGGTGGGCATCCAGAACTACATGGCCGCCCAGATCTCCGACGAATAGCCCGGGGCAGCAGCGCGCTCCAGGCGGCGCCCAGCCGTCGGAGCGCAGCGGTCCCGTGGCTCGACCTGCTCGAGATGGGGGGTTCGGGGGGGAGCCGGACGCTCCCCCCGATCATCAGAGGAGCCGGCTCAAGACCTCGAGGAGGTCCTCCTGCCGGAACTCGCCCTTGGTGAGGTAGGCGCTGGCGCCGGCCTGCATCCCGCGCTGCCGGTCGTCGTCGGCGGCCAGCGAGCTGACCAGGACCACCGGCAGCTTGCGCAGCTTGTCGATGCCCCGGATCTCCTTGACCAGGGTGAGGCCATCCATCCGCGGCATCTGCACGTCGGAGAGGACGAGCTCGAAGCTCTCCTTGGCCAGGAGCTCCAGCGCCTCGACGCCGTTGGTGGCGACCGAGACCTGGTAGCCCACCGCCTCGAGGATCGAGCGCTCCAGGGTGCGGGTGGTGATCGAGTCGTCGACCACCAGGATCTTCCGCCGCCGCCGCTGCTGGGCCTCCTCGGCCCGGAAGAGGGGAGCGAGGGCGCCGCTGCGGCTGCGCAGCATCTCGTGCACGTTGACGATGGGAACGATCTGCCCGGTGCCGAGCACCGTGATCCCGGAGAGCACCGAGAGGCCGCGCATCTGCTCGGGCAGGGGCTTGGTCACGGTCTCCTGCTCGCCGACGATCTCGTCGACCACCGCCACCTCGGTGAGGCTGCCGGTGGAGAGCACCAGGGCCGGGCGGCGTGGGACGTTGGACGCCTCGGCGGGGAGCTCGAGGGCCTGCGCCAGGGCGAAGACCCCCAGGGGGCGGCCGCCCACGTCGATCACCTGCCCGTCGTCGACCTGCTGGATCTCGCTGGCCTCGATCCGGACGATCCGCTCCACGGTGGAGACGGGGATGGCGATCGACTCCCCCGCGACCTTCACCAGGAGGGAGCGCAGGGTGGCCAGGGAGAGGGGCAGCACCAGGCGAAACTCGGTGCCGATCCCGGCCCGGCTGCGCAGGGAGAGGCGCCCGCCGAGGGTGTCGACCGCCTGCCGGACCACCGCCAAGCCCACGCCCCGGCCGGAGACGTCGGTGATGGTCCCGGCGGTGCTGAAGCCGTGGTGGAAGATCAGATCGAGGGCCTGCTGGTCGTCGAGGGCCGCGGCCTCGTCCTTGCTCAGCAGCCCCCGGGAGATCGCCTTCTCCCGCAGGAAGTCGGGATCCAGCCCGCGGCCGTCGTCGGTGATGAAGACCTCGATGGTGCCCGCCCGGCTGGAGGCGGAGAGCTCGAGGGTGGCCTCCTCGGGCTTGCCCATCGCCCGGCGGGTCTCGCCGTCCTCGATGCCGTGATCGACCGCGTTGCGGACCAGGTGGTTCATCGGGGCCTTGAGCACCTCGATGAGGTCCCGGTCGACCTCGGTCTCGCCGCCGCGGATCACCAGGTTGACCTTCTTGCCCTGGTCGATGGCGATGTCACGCACCATCCGCTTGAAGGGGCTGAAGACCATGTCCACCGGTAGCATCCGGATCACCCGGATGTCGTCGCGCAGGCGGTGGGAGAGCCCCTCGAGGCTGCGGCCGTGGGTGAGCAGGTCCCGGTGGAGGGCCTCGGTGAGGCGCAGCGCGTCGTCGGAGAGTTCGCGCTGCGTGTCGACGAGGTGGCGCAGCTCGTCCTCGGCGCGGCCCCGCAGCTTGTCGCCCCGGGCCTTGGCCAGGAGCGAGCGGGTCCGGCCGAGGGCCTGGTGCCACTGCTGGATGGTCTCGAGGACCTTTCGGGCCTCGGCCAGGTGGGTGACGGCCAGGGACTCGAGCTGCACGAGCTCCTCGATGTCGGCGAGCTGCCGGTCGATCTTCTCGGTGGCCACCC is part of the Deltaproteobacteria bacterium genome and harbors:
- a CDS encoding (2Fe-2S)-binding protein; this translates as MIVCSCKAVTDTRIRDEVRAGARTPQEVAARLGAGTDCGSCRNLLALIVKQAQSQEPSAQVDASAPLSWRHLRDALAGA
- the bfr gene encoding bacterioferritin encodes the protein MKAADPKIIEILNDVLTAELTAINQYFVHAEMCGNWGYKKLHDAIKKQAIDEMKHAEQLIERILYVEGHPNVQRLGNVQIGQSVHEQLKVDHALEVHAVPRLAEGIAFCNSVSDHGTRILLEGILASEEEHIDWLEAQLDLVEQVGIQNYMAAQISDE
- a CDS encoding hybrid sensor histidine kinase/response regulator, producing the protein MGTRKAKASVKLLEIFHAEASENLQQISEMLLEVERDEKERGPRLAEVMKAAHSLKGASGAVGSEALLALMHDLESCVSTLVEDGERITSDNLASLYRYLDLCTRLLDVVCLGASAEDLKIPEVLADIAGRFGAFTELDAEVEKVVAQARPLVAGGGEAAPVQRAVEADGGARSVRVATEKIDRQLADIEELVQLESLAVTHLAEARKVLETIQQWHQALGRTRSLLAKARGDKLRGRAEDELRHLVDTQRELSDDALRLTEALHRDLLTHGRSLEGLSHRLRDDIRVIRMLPVDMVFSPFKRMVRDIAIDQGKKVNLVIRGGETEVDRDLIEVLKAPMNHLVRNAVDHGIEDGETRRAMGKPEEATLELSASSRAGTIEVFITDDGRGLDPDFLREKAISRGLLSKDEAAALDDQQALDLIFHHGFSTAGTITDVSGRGVGLAVVRQAVDTLGGRLSLRSRAGIGTEFRLVLPLSLATLRSLLVKVAGESIAIPVSTVERIVRIEASEIQQVDDGQVIDVGGRPLGVFALAQALELPAEASNVPRRPALVLSTGSLTEVAVVDEIVGEQETVTKPLPEQMRGLSVLSGITVLGTGQIVPIVNVHEMLRSRSGALAPLFRAEEAQQRRRRKILVVDDSITTRTLERSILEAVGYQVSVATNGVEALELLAKESFELVLSDVQMPRMDGLTLVKEIRGIDKLRKLPVVLVSSLAADDDRQRGMQAGASAYLTKGEFRQEDLLEVLSRLL